The following coding sequences lie in one Spinacia oleracea cultivar Varoflay chromosome 1, BTI_SOV_V1, whole genome shotgun sequence genomic window:
- the LOC130466296 gene encoding sugar transporter ERD6-like 7 yields MGAFSYVVPVYIAEISPVNLRGALTTLNQVMICTGVSVAFIIGIVLSWRTLALTGLVPCAVLLLGLCFIPESPRWMAKIGSQKEFEAAFQKLRGKDADITHEAAEIQDYIEELEKMPKANMFDLFQKRYLRSVTVTLEIPWVKWEDGWTWEVKAQLMEAVEWPQKHQDAFERIGTCPPTRVLLFGPPWMQQNAHGPSCSF; encoded by the exons ATGGGTGCCTTCTCCTATGTG GTACCTGTTTACATTGCGGAAATATCACCTGTAAATCTCCGAGGAGCACTTACAACATTAAACCAG GTCATGATCTGTACTGGCGTCTCAGTGGCGTTTATAATAGGGATAGTTTTATCATGGAGGACTTTAGCATTAACTG GACTTGTTCCATGTGCTGTTCTGCTTTTGGGTTTATGCTTCATTCCAGAATCTCCAAGATGGATG GCGAAAATAGGATCTCAAAAGGAGTTTGAAGCTGCATTTCAGAAACTTCGTGGCAAGGATGCAGATATAACCCATGAGGCTGCTGAGATTCAA GATTACATAGAAGAACTCGAAAAGATGCCCAAAGCTAATATGTTTGACTTGTTTCAAAAGAGGTATCTACGTTCTGTAACG GTAACTCTTGAGATCCCTTGGGTCAAGTGGGAAGATGGGTGGACATGGGAAGTGAAGGCACAATTGATGGAAGCTGTTGAGTGGCCTCAAAAGCACCAGGATGCATTCGAGCGAATTGGAACCTGCCCACCAACAAGAGTGTTGTTGTTTGGTCCCCCCTGGATGCAGCAAAACGCTCATGGCCCGTCCTGTAGCTTCTGA